From one Formosa sediminum genomic stretch:
- a CDS encoding DUF4132 domain-containing protein translates to MIPIEEAEKHIHIHRKPEVDRFEFRAFSEPYRVLAKILGRIDKGERRDYYTTTDYIAVSEDAINNNPWRNEEGMRLGMQLFGIIQAPYLADMWDFIDTLPYQKGYNRKAFRSVKTEDTLRNKLQVFTHFLSLSRKGFGGLSLQEHFQYSTYFPNGNSYFLATLLHNGNGMFDELLDDIIQGEDEVGGISSDIIKALLFSEEEKHWEMVAKLLLAAQRQEGLRQTILESLDEAGLGALKYMIKVVLDNDLTRFTSVTKAVSAWFGLNWDTPKKSVINRVLELAHTLILNVKDVDTYLKSKDNLEVLIGLWSIAILDVDTANRKAIDIVLESKDRHKKILALYFISKTDRTNDALVPYFTEHLGEDYAVDHWLAVNLPETPLDDTTLQKLLEVAKTAEEKGKTFESKIFSWWSFTPSSYYFFRFLIYSATEAQLELMAKDVEVFPTEFREEYIRKVFPKQYSYSFYNLNLNAEKRERLNLDKYNWKRALARTIICNRNEILMATGLNLFSRMHLYDEDLQIVEDLLKRKHKNLRTTLLQIILKFTVDDLRNTTINLVTSKSIDQRLAGLELLTLLHDSNRQSNFVEEQIKTYNARPKITKNEQVYLDKFSENAEEFNYSNGFGAIDYDNLTPLYQPVSRFETKTSFFDKLGISLSESSKFKFKEFIDTNKIIKEVNGLIDLVTQNKNHEYQTEVYQGEIATTYIAKGIRDIKNLGDNATAEERLHNIPLAEVWIAWYEQSKLNDFEMYAAIRYIANRNNPFGDYKDLEPFARQYYPDLNGLNLGDARQYYTTSDSYETILRRLAKVYTDMKTIISFKLDVMEDMIANFPNNLKLVQFQSSNYRYNTKTYNWANVVLPLAPGLSNTNLDYLSSEQLQRYWGLYMYLVAQDINHPTATTDVKVITEQEKRPGVVPFPNLEVTLKLYKAGLINDDDLRFQALNSHELMVIMDGGFNYRMNYKLIERGSIPKHVIEPLKANLLETELERGDITTTATGYMSGIHRVEGVNYVFRILERLGKDNFERGYSYYGDSRKTIFSNILKKTAFKDTESYADFAQLADTSKITKKRLVELACYATQWTGVVGEYLGLENLESAVWWFQAHASDYMNSEKETIISRYSNIPKSDFALGAIDVDWFNKVYTAIGKSNWKLLHDAAKYISDGNGHRQVKLYSSVMLGEVKITETLKKIKDKRDKDYVRALGLIPLSKTVPEKDLLKRYNLLQDFLKESKQFGAQRQESEAIAVEIALDNLSRTAGYTDRVRFSWAMEAKATQTIMQNAKITIEETEIELIINELGKAEIKVTKAGKSLKNIPAKLRKDKQVITLKDHKTYLSRQYSRTRLSLENAMVNEDEFTASEIQKMMQHPIVKAMLSKLVMYVSEKEITGFYKEGVLTNPTGKTHVLAETDVLRIAHASHLYKTVEWDIYQKHLFAERLVQPFKQVFRELYLITDDEREHSNRSERYQGYQIQPKKTVALLRGRGWTVSMEDGLQKVYHKRGFIATMYAMADWYSPSEAEAPTLEDICFHAIDTYQRIPLTEIPEVVFSEIMRDIDLVVSVAHVGGVDPEASHSTMQMRAALAEESAKLFKLANITVKERHVFIKGKLGEYSIHLGSGMVSKNGLALSIIPVHSQHRGRMFLPFVDDDPKSAEIISKMKLLSEDNKIQDPTILAQINS, encoded by the coding sequence ATGATTCCAATAGAAGAAGCTGAAAAGCATATTCACATCCATAGAAAACCAGAAGTAGACCGTTTTGAATTTCGTGCATTTTCTGAGCCTTATAGAGTACTAGCTAAAATTTTAGGTCGCATTGATAAAGGCGAAAGAAGAGATTATTATACCACTACAGATTACATTGCGGTTTCTGAAGATGCCATTAATAATAACCCTTGGCGTAACGAAGAAGGAATGCGTTTAGGGATGCAATTATTTGGTATTATACAAGCACCATACTTAGCAGATATGTGGGACTTTATAGATACTTTACCTTACCAAAAAGGTTATAATAGAAAAGCGTTTAGGTCTGTAAAAACGGAAGATACATTGCGTAATAAACTTCAAGTTTTTACACATTTCTTAAGTTTAAGTAGAAAAGGTTTTGGCGGATTATCTTTACAAGAACATTTTCAATACAGCACCTATTTCCCTAACGGAAATAGTTATTTTCTAGCTACTTTACTCCATAACGGTAATGGAATGTTTGATGAACTGTTAGACGATATTATTCAGGGAGAAGATGAAGTTGGAGGAATAAGTTCAGACATTATTAAAGCCTTGTTGTTTTCTGAAGAAGAAAAACACTGGGAAATGGTAGCCAAGTTATTATTGGCAGCACAACGCCAAGAAGGCTTAAGACAAACCATTTTAGAGTCTTTAGACGAAGCGGGACTTGGTGCTTTAAAATATATGATTAAGGTCGTTTTAGATAACGACCTTACACGTTTTACAAGTGTTACCAAAGCAGTAAGCGCGTGGTTTGGATTAAATTGGGATACACCTAAAAAATCGGTGATTAATCGTGTGTTAGAATTAGCACACACGTTAATTTTAAATGTAAAAGACGTAGATACTTACTTAAAAAGCAAAGATAATTTAGAAGTCTTGATTGGGTTGTGGTCTATTGCAATTTTAGATGTAGACACGGCTAATAGAAAAGCAATAGATATTGTGTTGGAGTCTAAAGACCGTCACAAAAAAATTCTAGCCTTATACTTTATTAGTAAAACAGATAGAACTAATGATGCTTTAGTGCCTTATTTTACAGAACACTTAGGCGAAGATTACGCTGTAGACCATTGGTTGGCGGTAAACTTACCAGAAACTCCATTAGATGATACTACCCTTCAAAAATTACTGGAGGTTGCCAAAACAGCAGAAGAAAAAGGTAAAACCTTTGAGAGTAAAATATTCTCGTGGTGGAGTTTTACACCTTCTTCTTATTACTTCTTTCGCTTTTTAATTTATAGCGCTACAGAAGCACAATTAGAGTTAATGGCTAAAGATGTAGAGGTTTTCCCTACAGAGTTTAGAGAAGAATATATACGTAAAGTGTTCCCTAAACAATATAGCTATTCGTTTTATAATTTAAATCTAAATGCAGAAAAAAGAGAACGTTTAAACTTAGACAAATATAATTGGAAACGTGCTTTAGCCAGAACTATCATTTGTAATAGAAATGAAATATTAATGGCTACCGGACTCAATTTATTTAGTAGAATGCATTTGTATGATGAAGATTTACAAATTGTAGAAGATTTGTTAAAACGAAAACATAAAAATTTACGTACTACATTACTACAAATAATACTAAAGTTTACGGTAGATGATTTAAGAAATACTACTATTAATCTAGTAACTTCAAAAAGTATAGACCAACGTTTAGCAGGCTTAGAATTGTTAACCCTTTTACACGACAGTAATAGGCAATCTAATTTTGTTGAAGAGCAGATTAAAACATATAACGCGCGTCCAAAAATTACTAAAAACGAACAAGTTTACTTAGATAAATTTTCAGAAAATGCAGAAGAATTTAACTATAGTAATGGTTTTGGCGCCATAGATTACGATAATTTAACGCCACTATATCAGCCCGTATCTCGTTTTGAAACGAAGACGAGTTTCTTTGATAAGTTGGGCATTTCACTATCTGAATCTTCTAAATTCAAGTTCAAAGAATTTATAGATACGAATAAAATTATAAAAGAAGTAAATGGACTTATAGATTTAGTAACCCAAAATAAAAATCACGAATATCAAACCGAAGTTTACCAAGGCGAAATAGCAACTACCTATATAGCAAAAGGGATTAGAGATATTAAAAATTTAGGGGACAATGCAACTGCAGAAGAACGCTTACACAATATCCCATTGGCAGAGGTTTGGATTGCTTGGTACGAGCAAAGTAAACTTAACGATTTTGAAATGTATGCTGCCATTCGCTATATCGCTAATCGTAATAATCCGTTTGGAGACTATAAAGATTTAGAGCCTTTTGCAAGACAATATTATCCAGATTTAAACGGTTTAAATTTAGGTGATGCTAGGCAATATTATACCACTTCAGATTCGTACGAAACCATTTTAAGACGTTTGGCTAAAGTGTATACAGATATGAAAACCATCATTTCTTTTAAATTAGATGTGATGGAAGATATGATTGCCAATTTCCCTAATAATCTAAAACTCGTACAGTTTCAGTCTTCTAATTATCGTTACAATACCAAGACTTACAATTGGGCCAATGTGGTGTTACCACTAGCACCAGGATTAAGCAATACAAATTTAGACTATTTATCTTCAGAACAATTACAAAGGTATTGGGGGCTTTATATGTATTTAGTGGCGCAAGATATTAATCATCCTACAGCTACTACAGACGTTAAAGTGATTACAGAACAGGAGAAAAGACCTGGTGTTGTGCCTTTTCCTAACTTAGAAGTCACTTTAAAACTTTATAAAGCAGGTTTAATTAATGATGACGATTTACGTTTTCAGGCTTTAAACTCACACGAGTTAATGGTGATTATGGATGGTGGGTTTAATTATAGAATGAATTATAAATTAATAGAACGTGGCTCTATTCCTAAACACGTCATTGAGCCATTAAAAGCTAATTTATTAGAGACCGAATTAGAACGTGGCGATATAACAACTACGGCTACAGGATATATGTCAGGTATTCATCGTGTAGAAGGTGTAAATTATGTATTTAGAATATTAGAACGTTTAGGTAAAGATAATTTTGAACGCGGTTACAGTTATTATGGCGATAGCAGGAAAACAATTTTTAGCAACATTTTAAAGAAAACAGCCTTTAAAGATACCGAAAGTTATGCCGATTTTGCTCAACTTGCAGATACCTCTAAAATCACTAAAAAACGCTTGGTAGAGTTGGCGTGTTATGCAACACAATGGACAGGTGTTGTTGGCGAATATCTAGGTCTAGAAAATTTAGAAAGTGCCGTTTGGTGGTTCCAGGCTCACGCTTCAGATTATATGAATTCGGAGAAAGAAACCATTATTTCACGCTATTCTAACATCCCTAAAAGTGATTTTGCTCTTGGTGCAATAGATGTAGATTGGTTTAACAAAGTGTATACAGCCATTGGTAAATCTAATTGGAAATTGCTTCACGATGCGGCCAAATATATTTCTGATGGTAACGGACACCGTCAAGTAAAACTATACTCTAGTGTTATGCTTGGTGAAGTTAAAATTACCGAAACCCTTAAAAAAATTAAAGACAAGCGCGATAAAGATTATGTGCGTGCTTTAGGTTTAATTCCGTTAAGTAAAACCGTACCAGAAAAAGACCTTTTAAAGCGTTACAATTTACTACAAGATTTCTTAAAAGAAAGCAAACAATTTGGGGCACAACGTCAAGAAAGTGAAGCTATTGCTGTAGAAATTGCACTAGACAATTTATCGCGTACGGCAGGCTATACAGACCGTGTACGTTTTAGTTGGGCTATGGAGGCTAAAGCCACACAAACCATTATGCAGAATGCTAAAATCACCATAGAAGAAACAGAAATAGAACTTATAATAAACGAACTTGGTAAAGCAGAAATAAAAGTGACTAAAGCGGGTAAATCTCTTAAAAATATTCCTGCTAAATTGCGCAAAGACAAGCAAGTTATTACTTTAAAAGACCATAAAACCTACCTGTCAAGACAATATAGTAGAACGCGTTTATCTCTAGAAAATGCAATGGTAAACGAAGATGAATTTACAGCATCAGAAATTCAAAAAATGATGCAGCATCCTATCGTTAAAGCTATGCTTAGCAAGTTGGTAATGTATGTTTCAGAAAAAGAAATTACAGGATTTTACAAAGAAGGTGTCTTAACCAATCCAACAGGAAAAACCCACGTATTGGCAGAAACCGATGTGTTACGTATAGCTCACGCTTCACATTTATACAAAACTGTAGAATGGGATATATATCAAAAACACCTATTTGCAGAACGTTTAGTGCAACCATTTAAACAAGTATTTAGAGAATTGTACCTAATTACAGACGATGAGCGCGAACACAGCAACCGCTCAGAACGTTACCAAGGTTACCAGATTCAACCTAAAAAAACTGTAGCACTTTTACGTGGTCGTGGTTGGACGGTAAGTATGGAAGATGGATTGCAAAAAGTATATCACAAACGTGGTTTCATTGCCACAATGTATGCAATGGCAGATTGGTATTCGCCGTCTGAGGCAGAAGCACCAACCTTAGAAGATATCTGTTTCCACGCAATAGACACCTATCAGCGAATTCCGTTAACCGAAATTCCAGAAGTTGTGTTTAGCGAAATTATGCGAGATATCGACTTAGTAGTTAGCGTGGCTCACGTGGGTGGTGTAGACCCAGAAGCTAGTCATAGCACAATGCAAATGCGTGCAGCATTAGCCGAAGAATCTGCAAAACTATTCAAGCTGGCTAACATTACGGTTAAAGAGCGTCACGTATTTATTAAAGGAAAACTTGGCGAATACAGCATTCATTTAGGGAGCGGTATGGTGAGTAAAAACGGATTAGCATTATCCATCATTCCGGTGCACAGTCAGCATCGCGGACGTATGTTCTTGCCTTTCGTAGACGACGACCCAAAATCGGCAGAAATTATTTCTAAAATGAAATTACTTTCCGAAGATAATAAAATTCAAGACCCAACCATTTTAGCACAAATAAATAGCTAA
- a CDS encoding SIMPL domain-containing protein → MKNYSSAIIFGIAIVAASIFLGKAYTDRNKVDGKIEVTGLGKTDFSSDLIVWEGSFGSENTNLKEAYISLEEKKSTINDYLTKKGIKPEELIYSAVSTSQKTKQIYTVNGDYAGEEFVGYELIQSLEIESKDVDKIEKVSREITELLNQGVQFYSQAPRYYYTKLADLKIEMISKATEDARLRAENIAKFSGGNLSDLESAKMGIFQITGQNSGEDYSWGGTFNTSSREKTASITMKLVYKVD, encoded by the coding sequence ATGAAAAATTACAGCAGTGCTATTATTTTTGGAATTGCAATCGTGGCAGCTTCTATATTTTTAGGAAAAGCATATACCGATAGAAATAAAGTAGATGGTAAAATTGAAGTTACTGGACTAGGAAAAACAGATTTCTCATCAGATCTTATTGTTTGGGAAGGCAGTTTTGGTTCAGAAAACACCAATTTAAAAGAAGCTTATATCAGTCTTGAAGAAAAAAAATCAACCATAAACGATTACCTTACTAAAAAAGGAATTAAACCTGAAGAATTAATTTACAGTGCCGTATCTACATCCCAAAAAACAAAACAGATATATACCGTTAATGGCGATTATGCTGGCGAAGAATTTGTAGGCTACGAATTAATACAATCTTTAGAAATAGAATCTAAAGACGTAGATAAAATTGAGAAAGTATCTAGAGAAATCACAGAATTATTAAATCAAGGGGTTCAGTTTTATTCGCAAGCGCCTAGATATTATTATACTAAACTTGCCGATCTTAAAATTGAAATGATTTCTAAAGCAACCGAAGATGCACGGTTACGTGCAGAAAATATTGCTAAATTTTCTGGCGGAAACTTAAGTGATTTAGAATCTGCTAAAATGGGAATCTTTCAAATTACTGGTCAGAATTCTGGCGAAGATTACTCTTGGGGAGGAACATTCAACACCAGCTCCAGAGAAAAAACAGCTTCAATAACCATGAAATTGGTATATAAAGTAGACTAA
- a CDS encoding GNAT family N-acetyltransferase produces MVEIIKANATHADLIVEIGTQAFTESHGHSASKTDIESYISKTYHKETIQKEFNNTDVYYHLVYCDGVIAGFSKIVLNTTNKNIEDSVITKLDRIYLLEAFHGKQLGSKLFHFNIELSKKNNQNGIWLAVWTENKKALHFYKKMKFEIAGAFDFKISETHSNPNHIMYLKY; encoded by the coding sequence ATGGTTGAAATTATAAAAGCAAACGCCACTCATGCGGATCTCATTGTAGAAATCGGAACACAAGCATTTACGGAGTCTCACGGACATAGTGCTTCAAAAACCGACATAGAAAGTTATATTTCTAAAACGTATCATAAAGAAACGATACAAAAGGAATTTAACAATACGGATGTGTATTATCATCTTGTGTATTGTGATGGTGTTATTGCGGGATTTTCAAAAATCGTATTAAATACGACCAACAAAAACATAGAAGATTCAGTAATTACCAAGTTAGATAGAATCTATCTTCTAGAAGCTTTTCACGGCAAACAATTAGGGTCTAAATTGTTTCATTTCAACATCGAATTATCTAAAAAAAATAATCAAAACGGCATTTGGCTTGCTGTCTGGACCGAGAACAAAAAAGCTTTACATTTTTACAAAAAAATGAAATTTGAGATTGCCGGCGCTTTTGATTTTAAAATATCAGAAACACATAGTAATCCCAATCATATTATGTATTTAAAGTACTAA